From the genome of Methanosphaera cuniculi, one region includes:
- a CDS encoding TrkH family potassium uptake protein encodes MNSFFINKLKPSELRTIAYFTGIICIILGVFQLIPIIFAIIYHDNTHYINSFLISSALTLTLGFIIHHFYKKETITDLSLKGALIFVFTIWGVTALISALPYYFSGTLGFLDSLFQSMSGITTTGFSLITDPTIPYSMAFWQVFTQWYGGLGMILLIVAVIPSSTSLKRLYFAEGRTEQMTPNIRHTSMIFIKLYLFLSAIGVILYILVGLPLFEAFCYSATAIATGGFSVFPESVNYFQDFSIQLVTIILMILGSTNFILIYRVLTRNFKSYYKDSETKTMWFVIILATALITISLLSNNIYGSDIILSMRHALFQAVSIMSSTGFSSTDINMWPPFCYQIMIILMICGGGICSTSSGIKLYNIYLLFKAFWWEGQSMFLPKNSVIVKRIYHDKKYIDITNNDIRSVLIYVMVYIMIFILGATIILIYTHNIELAYTISASSLGNTGLGPAYVGITAPTVVKIVMIIEFWVGRTGMWPILLLIVYEINKLGEISEKNT; translated from the coding sequence ATGAACTCATTTTTCATAAACAAACTAAAACCAAGCGAACTTAGAACTATTGCTTATTTCACAGGAATAATATGTATAATACTAGGCGTATTTCAACTAATACCAATAATCTTTGCAATAATATACCATGATAACACACACTACATCAACTCATTTCTAATATCATCAGCACTAACACTCACCTTAGGATTTATAATACATCACTTCTATAAAAAAGAAACGATCACAGATTTATCACTTAAAGGAGCATTAATCTTCGTATTTACAATATGGGGCGTAACAGCACTAATATCAGCACTACCATACTACTTTTCAGGAACACTAGGATTTCTAGATTCACTCTTCCAGTCAATGTCAGGAATAACAACCACAGGATTTTCACTAATAACAGATCCAACAATACCATACTCAATGGCATTCTGGCAAGTCTTCACACAATGGTATGGAGGACTAGGAATGATACTGCTCATCGTAGCTGTAATTCCATCATCCACAAGCCTAAAAAGATTATACTTTGCTGAAGGTAGAACTGAACAAATGACACCCAACATACGACACACATCAATGATATTCATAAAATTATACCTGTTTTTATCAGCAATAGGAGTAATACTCTACATACTTGTAGGATTACCACTATTTGAAGCTTTCTGCTACTCAGCAACAGCAATAGCAACTGGAGGATTTTCAGTATTTCCAGAAAGTGTAAACTACTTCCAAGACTTCTCAATACAACTTGTAACAATAATCCTAATGATACTAGGAAGTACAAACTTCATACTAATATACAGAGTACTAACTCGAAACTTTAAATCATACTACAAAGACTCAGAAACAAAAACCATGTGGTTTGTAATAATACTAGCAACAGCACTAATAACAATATCACTCCTATCAAATAACATCTATGGCTCTGATATTATACTATCAATGAGACATGCACTATTTCAAGCAGTATCAATAATGTCAAGTACAGGATTCAGCTCAACAGACATAAACATGTGGCCACCATTTTGCTACCAAATAATGATAATACTTATGATCTGTGGAGGAGGAATATGTTCAACATCAAGTGGAATAAAACTATATAACATATACTTACTTTTTAAAGCATTCTGGTGGGAAGGACAAAGCATGTTTCTACCAAAAAACTCAGTGATAGTAAAACGAATTTATCATGATAAAAAATATATTGACATAACAAACAACGACATCAGATCAGTTCTAATATATGTAATGGTATACATCATGATATTCATACTAGGAGCAACCATAATACTAATATACACACACAACATAGAATTAGCATATACAATATCAGCATCATCACTAGGAAATACAGGACTTGGACCAGCATACGTTGGAATAACAGCACCAACTGTTGTAAAAATAGTTATGATAATAGAATTCTGGGTAGGAAGAACAGGAATGTGGCCAATATTACTACTAATAGTATATGAAATAAATAAATTAGGGGAAATATCAGAAAAAAATACATAA
- a CDS encoding TrkH family potassium uptake protein: MTTTGFTLIDIHPIPRSIAFWEAFTQWIGGLGVILLIISVIPSSTSLKRLYFAEGRTEQMTPNIRHTSKIFIKLYIILTLLSILTYLLLGLPKFEALCYALTAIATGGFSIFPSSVDYFNTPAIEIATIIIMIIGSTNFILLYRLIKGNFKSYYKDVEVKTMFILMVIATVLITISLLSNNIYGSDIIETLRHALFQVVSVISSTGFTSTDVNIWPPFCYHIMILLMICGGGICSTASGIKLYNVYLLFKSLWWEGQHIFQSKNTIIHKKIYHDRRIINITNKEIKSVFIYAILYIIIFIIGATIILIFTKDVQSAYVISASAIGNIGIGPESINITTPAVVKIVMIIEFWIGRIGVWPILLIIVYEINKINGTLEDKFEK; encoded by the coding sequence ATAACAACCACAGGATTTACACTAATAGATATCCACCCAATACCACGATCAATCGCATTTTGGGAAGCATTCACACAATGGATTGGTGGACTTGGAGTAATACTACTTATAATATCAGTAATTCCATCATCCACAAGTCTAAAAAGACTATACTTTGCTGAAGGTAGAACTGAACAAATGACACCCAACATACGACACACATCAAAAATATTCATAAAACTATACATAATTTTAACATTACTAAGCATACTAACCTACCTACTTTTAGGACTACCAAAATTTGAAGCACTATGCTATGCACTAACAGCAATAGCAACTGGAGGATTTTCAATATTTCCAAGTAGTGTAGATTACTTTAACACACCAGCAATAGAAATTGCAACAATCATTATAATGATAATAGGAAGTACTAATTTCATACTACTATATCGACTAATTAAAGGAAACTTCAAATCATACTATAAAGATGTTGAAGTTAAAACAATGTTCATACTAATGGTTATAGCCACAGTATTAATAACAATATCACTCCTATCAAATAACATCTATGGCTCTGACATAATAGAAACACTAAGACATGCACTATTTCAGGTAGTATCAGTAATATCAAGTACAGGATTCACATCAACAGATGTAAATATATGGCCTCCATTTTGCTATCATATAATGATACTACTTATGATCTGTGGAGGAGGAATATGTTCAACAGCAAGTGGAATAAAACTATATAATGTATACCTACTTTTTAAATCACTCTGGTGGGAAGGACAACACATATTTCAATCTAAAAATACAATAATACATAAAAAAATATACCATGATCGAAGAATAATAAACATAACTAACAAAGAAATAAAATCAGTATTCATCTATGCAATACTTTACATAATAATATTCATAATTGGTGCAACAATCATACTCATCTTTACAAAAGATGTCCAATCAGCATATGTAATATCAGCATCAGCCATAGGAAACATAGGAATAGGACCTGAATCTATAAATATAACAACACCAGCTGTTGTAAAAATAGTCATGATAATAGAATTCTGGATAGGAAGAATAGGAGTATGGCCAATACTACTAATAATAGTATATGAAATAAATAAAATAAATGGAACACTTGAAGATAAATTTGAAAAATAA
- a CDS encoding heavy metal translocating P-type ATPase, which translates to MYDVSGSIVFLLGLSEILEEYTVEKTKNSLENSLMININKVWIQTDDGKEIQIPFTKLKDNDKLIIRTGSLIPVDGTIISGEAAINEATMTGESLAVHKDKGKTVYAGTTVEDGNIIVNVDAINESTRINQIIEMIKKSEKAKASIQSKAEKLADSIVPWNFVITALTYLITGSSIKAISALTVDYSCAIKLATPIAIISAMREASEREIVVKGGKYLEAFATANTIIFDKTGTLTKSSPHVAKVISLGELSDDEILRQAACIEEHFPHSVATAITNEAKKRNLSHGEELHSEVEYIVAHGIVTTLIGKRTVLGSRHFVVEDEEVEITKEKQEIIEEHIDKYSVIYFGIDGVLKGIICIDDPPRDEAKEVLCKLRKLGIDNIIMLTGDSENAASTTAELLGIDEYKSQVLPEDKAHIVEEIKAKGNKVIMVGDGINDSPALSAADVSVAMKDSSDLAREVADITLLRPCLDDLVTIRLLSQQMLDLINSNYRKIVIFNTLFMLLGLSGVITPAVTSVLHNGSTMLIGLNSSRSKNFNNLKEPVIDV; encoded by the coding sequence ATGTATGATGTTTCAGGATCAATTGTATTTTTATTAGGATTATCAGAAATATTAGAAGAATATACTGTTGAGAAAACAAAAAATTCATTAGAAAATAGTTTAATGATAAACATTAACAAAGTTTGGATACAAACAGATGATGGTAAAGAAATACAAATACCATTTACCAAACTAAAAGATAATGATAAACTAATCATAAGAACAGGATCACTAATACCTGTTGATGGAACAATTATATCAGGTGAAGCTGCAATAAATGAAGCTACAATGACAGGAGAATCATTAGCAGTACATAAAGATAAGGGAAAAACAGTTTATGCTGGTACAACTGTTGAAGATGGAAATATAATTGTTAATGTTGATGCTATTAATGAATCAACAAGAATTAATCAAATTATAGAAATGATTAAAAAATCAGAAAAAGCAAAAGCTTCCATTCAAAGTAAAGCAGAAAAACTAGCAGACTCAATTGTACCATGGAATTTTGTCATAACAGCTTTAACATATTTAATTACTGGTAGTTCTATTAAAGCAATATCAGCATTAACTGTTGATTATTCTTGTGCAATTAAACTAGCAACACCTATAGCAATTATTTCTGCAATGCGTGAAGCATCAGAACGTGAAATTGTGGTTAAAGGTGGAAAATACTTAGAAGCATTTGCAACAGCAAATACTATAATTTTTGATAAAACAGGTACACTTACAAAATCAAGTCCTCATGTAGCAAAGGTAATATCATTAGGTGAACTTTCAGATGATGAAATATTAAGACAAGCTGCATGTATTGAAGAACACTTCCCACATAGTGTTGCAACAGCAATTACTAATGAAGCGAAAAAACGTAATTTATCACATGGAGAAGAATTACACTCTGAGGTAGAATATATTGTAGCTCATGGAATTGTAACAACACTTATTGGAAAACGTACAGTTTTAGGTAGTAGACATTTTGTTGTTGAAGATGAAGAAGTAGAAATAACAAAAGAAAAACAAGAAATTATTGAAGAACATATAGATAAATACTCTGTAATATATTTTGGTATTGATGGAGTACTTAAAGGAATAATCTGTATTGATGATCCTCCACGAGATGAGGCTAAAGAAGTATTATGTAAACTTAGAAAATTAGGTATTGATAATATTATAATGTTAACAGGTGATTCTGAAAATGCAGCATCAACTACTGCTGAATTATTAGGTATTGATGAGTATAAATCACAAGTTTTACCAGAAGATAAAGCTCATATAGTTGAAGAAATTAAAGCTAAGGGTAATAAGGTAATAATGGTAGGTGATGGTATAAATGATTCACCAGCATTATCTGCAGCTGATGTAAGTGTTGCAATGAAAGATTCATCTGATTTAGCACGTGAAGTAGCAGATATTACTTTACTTAGACCATGTTTAGATGATTTGGTAACTATTAGATTATTAAGTCAACAAATGCTTGATTTAATTAATTCTAATTATAGAAAGATTGTGATATTTAATACACTATTTATGTTACTAGGTTTATCAGGTGTGATTACTCCAGCTGTAACTTCAGTATTACATAATGGTTCAACAATGCTTATTGGTTTAAATAGTTCAAGATCTAAAAATTTTAATAATCTTAAAGAACCTGTAATTGATGTTTAA
- a CDS encoding DUF6110 family protein, producing MAIKDFLGETKVKYFIGGIVAGYVIKKVAETDCAHKLAVNLTAGALNLKDTVESEIETIKEDAEDIHAEAKEKRQIEIFDSEEIDEEIEEENEE from the coding sequence ATGGCAATAAAAGATTTCTTAGGAGAAACAAAAGTTAAATACTTCATAGGAGGAATAGTAGCTGGTTATGTAATAAAAAAAGTAGCTGAAACAGACTGTGCACACAAACTTGCAGTTAACCTAACAGCTGGAGCATTAAATCTTAAAGATACTGTTGAATCAGAAATAGAAACAATTAAAGAAGATGCAGAAGATATTCATGCAGAAGCAAAAGAAAAAAGACAAATTGAAATATTTGATTCAGAAGAAATAGATGAAGAAATAGAAGAAGAAAACGAAGAATAA
- a CDS encoding metal-dependent hydrolase — MYIEYLGHSAFNIISEEGLNILIDPFISSNPACTTPVESLRPDIILLTHGHSDHFGDALEIANNSNATIISTHEIALFVQKQGLNAIGMNKGGSVSVNDMINITMTDAKHTSSIDFTEEVEVAGAAAGFVITLENGKKIYHAGDTALFGDMKTIIGDMYKPDIAMLPIGDRFTMGPVDAAIAAKWIGARIVIPMHYNTFPEIEQDPEEFAELVDHESIGTYTLILMPGETYSEESQQVVEDEFIDE; from the coding sequence ATGTATATAGAATACTTAGGACATTCAGCATTTAACATAATAAGTGAAGAAGGTTTAAACATACTAATAGATCCATTTATAAGCAGTAATCCTGCATGTACAACGCCAGTTGAAAGCTTAAGACCAGATATAATACTTCTTACTCATGGTCATTCAGATCATTTTGGTGATGCACTTGAAATTGCAAATAACTCTAATGCAACAATAATATCAACACATGAAATAGCACTCTTTGTACAAAAACAGGGACTAAATGCAATAGGAATGAATAAAGGTGGAAGTGTATCAGTAAATGATATGATAAATATAACAATGACAGATGCAAAACATACCTCTTCAATTGACTTTACAGAAGAAGTAGAAGTAGCAGGAGCTGCTGCAGGGTTTGTAATAACACTTGAAAATGGTAAGAAAATATATCATGCTGGGGATACAGCATTATTTGGTGATATGAAAACTATTATTGGTGATATGTATAAACCTGATATTGCAATGTTACCTATAGGTGATCGTTTTACAATGGGTCCTGTTGATGCTGCAATTGCTGCAAAATGGATAGGTGCAAGAATTGTAATACCTATGCATTATAATACATTCCCAGAAATAGAACAAGATCCAGAGGAATTTGCAGAACTTGTTGATCATGAAAGTATTGGAACATACACTCTTATTCTTATGCCTGGTGAAACATATTCTGAAGAATCACAGCAAGTAGTTGAAGATGAATTTATAGATGAATAA
- a CDS encoding UDP-N-acetylglucosamine--N-acetylmuramyl-(pentapeptide) pyrophosphoryl-undecaprenol N-acetylglucosamine transferase produces the protein MKILITTCGVGIGHASRELTLALYLEKKGHSVEFASYGAGLHFLRKNHKTVHPLPNMNFEGNNGSVDIEKSVKNSKDIPYTFIKTMYKEARIIKRIKPDIIISDSDYSTPYTAKLLKIPCYIITNDLTFGFSDSTDIQFIKYFEKSIEKLIHQISKNATKILIPDIPGTITIPDKLKSKTEFIGPLIKAPVDLTKDELRRKHNINVDSKVIVVTVGGSEFGKLLIENICDISLELNVDTIIIFTGLELDPSQFKIPKTNKTIIIKQFSYNLVEWMRLSDLTIALAGHTTTMELISIKKPNILIPIKNHKEQQKNIQRIKPYKISQTTMIDDKEKLKNMINTTINKTDTIKINSDEYNKFIKYNGCKKAFEIIEKKE, from the coding sequence ATGAAAATATTAATAACAACATGTGGTGTTGGAATTGGACATGCATCTCGTGAATTAACACTAGCATTATATTTAGAAAAAAAAGGACATAGTGTTGAGTTTGCAAGTTATGGTGCAGGATTACATTTTCTTCGTAAAAATCATAAGACTGTTCATCCACTCCCTAATATGAACTTTGAAGGAAACAATGGATCTGTTGATATTGAAAAGTCAGTTAAAAACTCAAAAGACATACCATATACTTTTATTAAAACAATGTATAAAGAAGCTAGAATAATTAAGCGTATAAAACCTGATATTATAATATCAGATTCTGATTATTCAACACCATATACAGCAAAACTTCTAAAAATTCCATGTTATATTATTACTAATGATTTAACTTTTGGATTTTCTGATTCAACAGATATACAATTTATAAAATATTTTGAAAAAAGTATTGAAAAACTCATCCATCAAATATCAAAAAATGCAACAAAAATACTTATACCTGATATTCCAGGAACAATTACAATACCAGATAAACTTAAAAGTAAAACAGAATTTATAGGACCTTTAATTAAAGCACCAGTAGATCTTACAAAAGATGAATTACGACGAAAACATAACATAAATGTGGATAGTAAAGTTATTGTTGTTACTGTTGGTGGTAGTGAATTTGGAAAACTTTTAATTGAAAATATATGTGATATATCCTTAGAACTTAATGTTGATACAATTATCATATTCACAGGCTTAGAATTAGATCCAAGTCAATTTAAAATACCAAAGACTAATAAAACTATTATAATAAAACAGTTTAGCTACAATCTCGTTGAATGGATGCGATTATCAGATCTTACAATAGCACTAGCTGGACACACAACTACCATGGAACTTATATCAATAAAAAAACCTAACATTTTAATACCAATTAAAAATCATAAAGAACAACAAAAAAACATACAAAGAATAAAACCATATAAAATATCACAAACTACTATGATTGATGATAAAGAAAAACTAAAAAATATGATAAATACAACAATAAATAAAACAGATACAATCAAGATAAACTCAGATGAATATAATAAATTTATAAAATATAATGGATGTAAAAAAGCTTTTGAAATAATAGAAAAAAAAGAATGA
- a CDS encoding class III signal peptide-containing protein: MNIIKDTKGQGAAEYILLFGGVIIIALVALQIYTNYFADSAGFSAKTDAEQIRNNLTTKST; this comes from the coding sequence ATGAACATAATAAAAGACACGAAAGGACAAGGAGCAGCAGAATACATACTACTATTTGGAGGAGTAATAATAATAGCACTAGTCGCACTTCAAATATACACAAACTACTTCGCAGATAGTGCAGGATTCAGTGCAAAAACAGACGCAGAACAAATACGAAACAACCTAACAACAAAATCAACATGA
- a CDS encoding phosphopantetheine adenylyltransferase gives MDYTYKKIAVGGTFDKFHKGHEELIRTAFRLSEKVLIGITSDEFAAHKSHDVESCEKRIAKVKEVVNDYDNFYEIKRIDDAMGTADFDPELDAIVVSEETEESAVYINQIRKSNGLNLLDIVVIEWILAADNVPISSTRIRKGEITQDGVLLTEE, from the coding sequence ATGGATTATACTTATAAGAAGATTGCTGTTGGAGGAACTTTTGATAAATTCCATAAAGGTCATGAAGAACTTATTAGAACAGCTTTTAGGTTATCTGAGAAAGTTTTAATTGGAATTACATCTGATGAATTTGCAGCACATAAAAGTCATGATGTGGAAAGTTGTGAAAAAAGAATAGCAAAGGTTAAAGAAGTTGTAAATGATTATGATAACTTTTATGAAATTAAGCGTATTGATGATGCTATGGGTACTGCTGATTTTGATCCTGAACTTGATGCTATTGTTGTAAGTGAGGAAACTGAAGAATCAGCTGTATATATTAATCAAATTCGTAAGTCAAATGGGCTTAATTTGCTTGATATTGTTGTTATTGAATGGATTCTTGCTGCTGATAATGTTCCTATTTCATCTACCCGTATTAGGAAAGGTGAAATTACTCAAGATGGTGTTTTATTAACAGAAGAATAA
- a CDS encoding radical SAM protein, with product MIEEYNTVIKNPRKVITRVASCYPNVYRVAMSSLGYQIIYDFLNAREDIYCERVIYPQAKSIETRSDLADFDIVSFTLQFEEDYLNMIEMLKKSNIPLESKNRRPKDPLVIAGGPCATSNPLPISKFIDLFVIGDGEVVLDEIIDVRSDTNDPRADIFDFLDIPGVYKPGYPAKKQQIKSMKDAWRPIYQIVTKTDNPKFMPAFGDNTFMMEVSRGCSRGCRFCMSGCMYRPRREVDLDTLIDTALKTRHATGHNRVALLGEAVSDYSKIEDLCWNLSEEGFDIVTPSLRIESISDELLEILRSNGLKTITIAPETIYSQRLKLNKPITDSQIINTIDRAIDLKFKVKMYLLLGTPGESTDTVMELINYLRGILSRGVRYNTIKTSINPLIPKPHTPLQYMPFDYDDLYQKFKKYSPRLKFRYKNESLRRATIQYVLSNGGGELNNILKISDQLKFRDWYKLANNINQVKVDGITKFPWYEIDVGISDKYLQSEYEKMQNSEVTPWCEEEGCYNCGAC from the coding sequence ATGATTGAAGAGTATAATACAGTTATAAAAAATCCACGAAAAGTAATAACACGAGTTGCATCATGTTATCCTAATGTTTATAGAGTTGCTATGTCATCACTTGGATATCAGATAATATATGACTTTCTTAATGCACGAGAAGATATCTACTGTGAACGTGTAATATATCCACAAGCTAAAAGTATTGAAACTCGATCTGATTTAGCTGACTTTGATATTGTAAGTTTCACACTACAATTTGAAGAAGACTATCTAAATATGATTGAGATGCTTAAAAAAAGTAATATACCACTTGAAAGTAAAAACAGAAGACCAAAAGATCCACTTGTAATTGCAGGTGGACCATGTGCAACATCAAATCCACTGCCAATATCAAAATTCATAGATCTATTTGTAATAGGAGATGGAGAAGTAGTACTTGATGAAATAATAGATGTTAGAAGTGATACAAATGATCCACGTGCCGATATATTTGACTTTCTTGACATACCAGGTGTGTATAAGCCAGGATATCCTGCAAAAAAACAGCAAATAAAAAGCATGAAAGATGCATGGAGACCAATATATCAGATAGTAACAAAGACAGATAATCCTAAATTCATGCCAGCATTTGGAGATAATACATTTATGATGGAAGTATCACGTGGATGTAGTCGTGGATGTAGATTTTGTATGAGTGGATGTATGTATCGTCCAAGACGAGAAGTTGACCTTGATACACTTATAGATACAGCACTTAAAACACGTCATGCAACAGGACATAATAGAGTAGCATTATTAGGTGAAGCTGTAAGTGATTATAGTAAAATTGAGGATTTATGCTGGAATTTATCTGAGGAAGGATTTGATATAGTAACACCATCTCTACGTATTGAATCAATATCTGATGAACTTCTTGAAATATTACGATCAAATGGACTTAAAACAATTACAATAGCACCTGAAACCATATACTCTCAACGCTTAAAATTAAATAAACCAATAACAGATTCACAGATAATTAATACAATAGATCGGGCAATTGATCTTAAATTTAAAGTTAAAATGTATTTACTTCTTGGTACACCAGGTGAATCAACAGATACTGTGATGGAATTAATTAATTATCTTAGGGGAATACTTAGTCGTGGTGTACGATATAATACAATAAAAACAAGTATTAATCCACTTATTCCAAAACCACATACTCCACTTCAGTATATGCCATTTGATTATGATGATTTATACCAGAAATTTAAGAAATATTCTCCACGATTAAAATTCAGATATAAAAATGAATCTCTACGTCGTGCAACAATACAATATGTACTTTCAAATGGTGGAGGAGAGCTTAATAATATTCTTAAAATATCAGATCAACTAAAATTCCGTGACTGGTATAAACTTGCAAATAATATTAATCAGGTGAAAGTTGATGGTATAACTAAATTCCCATGGTATGAAATAGATGTTGGAATATCAGATAAATATCTTCAAAGTGAGTATGAAAAAATGCAAAACTCTGAAGTAACACCATGGTGTGAGGAGGAAGGTTGTTATAATTGTGGTGCATGCTAA
- a CDS encoding MarR family winged helix-turn-helix transcriptional regulator, with protein sequence MKKEDNVDNIELIAFFSIIDRQHYIYLNHMLKDYNTSAGEFPILMEIYHKGKLTQHELVDTFYLTPGAVARTLRRLEDKNIIHREIDKNNRRQNFVTLTSDGAEIVKHILNLDTQWEKEVCESLNENEIHKLKKILDQILKNSYKIKNRIIEENKK encoded by the coding sequence ATGAAAAAAGAAGATAATGTGGATAATATAGAATTAATAGCATTCTTTTCAATAATTGATCGTCAACACTACATCTATTTAAACCATATGCTAAAAGATTATAATACATCAGCAGGAGAATTTCCAATATTAATGGAAATATATCATAAAGGAAAACTAACACAACATGAACTAGTAGACACATTCTACTTAACACCAGGAGCTGTTGCACGAACACTAAGACGCCTTGAAGATAAAAATATAATACATCGAGAAATTGACAAAAACAACAGACGACAAAACTTTGTTACACTAACATCAGATGGAGCAGAAATTGTAAAACACATATTAAATCTTGATACACAATGGGAAAAAGAAGTATGTGAATCTCTAAATGAAAATGAAATACACAAACTAAAAAAAATACTTGATCAAATACTTAAAAATTCATATAAAATAAAAAATAGAATAATAGAAGAAAATAAAAAATAA
- a CDS encoding MATE family efflux transporter, translating into MSGLGADPLAAIGFVTPIFIIIGGIANGFGAGVNSLISRYIGAKNKHQASNSAIHGIIIALILSIIIPAILLPCIKELLIVMGANAVLDYAIPYASIIIIGSFTLIFNGILSSQLRAEGDVKRATIALILTGIINIIIDPIFIYALNMGVIGAAIATILSALVATILMLYWILIKQDTYVDVKRSEFEFSKTILKQLIAVAIPGSIEQLIISLITIIMNAVLAMISTTATVAGFSAAMSIIQVGMMVPVGIATAAITVSGVAYGARDIKRVDSICNYSIKLSMILVIILIILMELFAPQLALLFSYTSSSAGLSSIITDALRILCLFLLALPIGLCCSFIFQGMGKGVISLILTTCREFLFILISIYILVFTLNMGPDGAYLSLAIGAFLGSLLGLIVFKGYIKKIDKLEGYT; encoded by the coding sequence ATATCAGGATTAGGAGCTGATCCACTAGCAGCTATTGGATTTGTAACACCAATATTTATTATAATTGGTGGAATAGCAAATGGATTTGGAGCAGGGGTAAACTCACTAATATCAAGATATATTGGAGCTAAAAATAAACACCAAGCATCAAATAGTGCAATACATGGAATAATAATAGCCCTCATACTTTCAATAATAATACCAGCAATACTACTTCCATGCATAAAAGAATTACTAATAGTAATGGGAGCAAATGCAGTACTAGATTATGCAATACCATATGCATCAATCATAATCATAGGATCATTTACACTAATATTTAATGGAATACTCTCAAGCCAACTAAGAGCAGAAGGTGATGTTAAACGAGCAACAATAGCACTAATTCTTACAGGAATAATAAATATAATAATTGATCCAATTTTCATATACGCACTAAATATGGGAGTTATAGGTGCAGCAATAGCAACAATACTCTCAGCATTAGTTGCAACAATACTAATGCTATACTGGATATTAATAAAACAAGACACATATGTTGATGTAAAACGTAGTGAATTTGAATTTAGCAAAACAATCTTAAAACAATTAATAGCAGTAGCAATTCCAGGAAGTATTGAACAACTTATAATATCACTAATAACAATTATTATGAATGCAGTACTTGCAATGATATCAACAACAGCAACAGTTGCAGGATTTTCAGCTGCAATGAGTATCATACAAGTAGGTATGATGGTACCTGTAGGAATTGCAACAGCAGCAATTACAGTATCAGGAGTAGCATATGGAGCACGTGATATAAAACGTGTAGATAGTATATGTAACTATTCAATAAAATTATCAATGATACTTGTTATAATACTTATAATATTAATGGAATTATTTGCACCACAACTAGCATTACTATTTAGTTATACATCATCAAGTGCAGGATTAAGTTCAATAATAACAGATGCACTAAGAATATTATGTTTGTTCTTACTGGCTTTACCTATAGGATTATGTTGTTCATTCATATTCCAAGGAATGGGAAAAGGTGTAATATCACTCATACTTACAACATGCAGAGAATTCTTATTCATACTAATATCAATATATATTCTTGTATTCACATTAAATATGGGACCTGATGGAGCATACCTATCACTTGCAATAGGAGCATTTTTAGGATCACTACTAGGACTAATAGTATTTAAAGGATATATCAAAAAAATTGATAAACTAGAAGGATATACATAA